The following proteins are encoded in a genomic region of bacterium:
- the cutA gene encoding divalent-cation tolerance protein CutA — translation MHPSRHEYAVVLSTCASKSEAERIAERLVGDGAAACVNIVEKVTSVYRWQGKLRKDTECLLVIKTRFDLTDRVEGTIKGFSSYECPEVIVLPIIDGSADYLRWLDDSTR, via the coding sequence ATGCATCCTTCGCGCCACGAGTACGCCGTCGTGCTCTCGACCTGCGCCTCGAAAAGCGAGGCGGAACGCATCGCCGAGCGTTTGGTCGGCGATGGCGCCGCCGCCTGTGTCAACATCGTCGAGAAAGTCACGTCCGTTTATCGCTGGCAGGGCAAACTGCGCAAGGATACCGAGTGCCTGCTGGTGATCAAGACCCGCTTCGATCTGACCGATCGGGTTGAGGGAACGATCAAGGGATTCTCATCTTATGAGTGTCCGGAGGTGATCGTCCTCCCGATCATCGACGGCTCGGCCGATTATCTGCGCTGGCTGGACGACTCCACGCGGTAG
- the glyA gene encoding serine hydroxymethyltransferase, whose protein sequence is MSALAQTDPELFNAILGETHRQAEKLELIASENFVSEAVLEAMGGVMTNKYAEGYPGKRYYGGCEYVDVAENLARERAKALFGCEHANVQPHSGSQANMGVYFTVLKPGEKIMGLNLSHGGHLTHGHPLNFSGFLFEVHDYGVTRETETIDYDAMIAKAKEVQPKMIVAGASAYPRTLDFARFREAADACGAYLMVDIAHIAGLIVAGLHPSPIPYADFVTTTTHKTLRGPRGGMIMCREKYAKDLDRTVMPGIQGGPLMHVIAAKAVAFQEALQPEFKTYQKQIVANAKSMAERLKSHGYHIVSGGTDTHLMLVSFIEKGITGKAVEEALDRARITVNKNAVPFDPAKPLVTSGIRIGTPAVTTRGMKEAEMIQIADMIHQVIADLGNSTVERKVADEVMALCARFPLYASRLRQPAAV, encoded by the coding sequence ATGTCCGCCCTTGCCCAGACCGACCCCGAACTGTTCAATGCCATCCTCGGCGAAACGCACCGTCAGGCCGAAAAACTCGAACTGATCGCCTCGGAGAATTTCGTCTCCGAAGCGGTGCTCGAGGCGATGGGCGGGGTGATGACCAACAAGTACGCCGAGGGATACCCCGGTAAACGGTACTATGGCGGCTGCGAATACGTCGACGTGGCCGAGAATCTGGCCCGCGAACGGGCCAAGGCGCTCTTCGGCTGCGAGCACGCCAACGTCCAGCCGCACTCCGGCTCGCAGGCCAACATGGGGGTCTACTTCACGGTGCTCAAGCCGGGCGAGAAGATCATGGGGCTGAATCTCTCCCATGGCGGACACCTGACCCATGGCCATCCGCTCAATTTCTCCGGGTTCCTCTTTGAGGTCCACGACTACGGCGTGACCCGCGAGACCGAGACCATCGACTACGATGCGATGATCGCCAAGGCCAAGGAGGTCCAGCCGAAGATGATCGTGGCCGGCGCCTCGGCCTATCCGCGCACTCTCGACTTCGCCAGATTCCGCGAAGCCGCCGACGCCTGCGGCGCCTATCTCATGGTCGACATCGCCCACATCGCTGGATTGATCGTCGCCGGTCTGCATCCCTCGCCGATTCCGTATGCCGATTTCGTCACCACCACCACCCACAAAACCCTGCGCGGCCCGCGCGGCGGGATGATCATGTGCAGGGAAAAGTACGCCAAGGATCTCGACCGCACCGTGATGCCGGGCATCCAGGGCGGGCCGCTCATGCATGTGATTGCGGCCAAGGCGGTGGCCTTCCAGGAGGCGCTACAGCCAGAATTCAAGACCTACCAGAAGCAAATCGTTGCCAATGCCAAGTCCATGGCCGAACGCCTCAAGTCGCACGGGTACCACATTGTCTCCGGCGGCACCGACACCCACCTGATGCTGGTTTCGTTCATCGAGAAGGGGATCACCGGCAAAGCCGTCGAAGAGGCGCTCGACCGCGCGCGCATCACCGTGAACAAGAACGCGGTCCCGTTCGACCCGGCCAAGCCGTTGGTCACCTCGGGCATCCGCATCGGCACCCCGGCGGTCACCACCCGCGGCATGAAGGAAGCCGAGATGATCCAGATTGCCGACATGATCCACCAGGTGATCGCCGACTTGGGCAATTCCACGGTCGAGCGAAAGGTCGCCGACGAGGTCATGGCCCTCTGCGCCCGTTTCCCGCTCTACGCGTCGCGTCTGCGCCAGCCGGCGGCCGTCTGA
- a CDS encoding branched-chain amino acid transaminase, protein MALEKVDKIWMNGEFVDWDDARIHILSHVVHYGSSVFEGLRCYKNARGSAIFRLQDHTKRLFNSAKIYRMEVPYTPDEINAAIIELISLNNLEECYIRPVIYRGYGSMGVNPAGCPVDVAIAVWNWGKYLGPEALENGVNVCVSSWSRMAPNTFPALAKTAANYMNSQLIKMEAIANGYVEGIALDTAGYISEGSGENVFLVHNGVLSTPPVASSVLSGITRDTVMRLAEEMGIKVLEERLPREALYIADEVFLSGSAAEITPIASVDRIPIGNGRRGPITKRLQERYFAIIGGEAPDNFGWLTPVTIKRPQPVGAR, encoded by the coding sequence ATGGCGTTGGAGAAGGTCGACAAGATCTGGATGAACGGCGAGTTCGTCGACTGGGACGATGCCCGCATCCACATCCTCTCGCACGTTGTCCACTACGGTTCATCGGTGTTCGAGGGGCTGCGCTGTTACAAGAACGCCCGCGGCTCCGCCATCTTCCGGTTGCAGGACCACACCAAGCGCCTGTTCAACTCCGCCAAGATCTACCGGATGGAGGTGCCGTACACGCCGGACGAGATTAACGCCGCCATCATCGAGCTGATCTCGCTGAACAACCTCGAGGAATGTTACATTCGCCCGGTGATCTACCGCGGCTATGGCTCCATGGGCGTCAATCCGGCCGGCTGCCCGGTCGATGTCGCCATCGCGGTCTGGAACTGGGGAAAGTACCTCGGTCCGGAGGCTTTGGAAAACGGCGTCAATGTCTGCGTCTCGTCGTGGAGCCGGATGGCGCCGAACACATTCCCCGCCCTGGCCAAGACCGCCGCCAACTACATGAATTCGCAGTTGATCAAGATGGAGGCCATCGCCAACGGTTATGTCGAAGGCATCGCCCTCGACACCGCGGGGTACATCTCCGAGGGTTCGGGTGAAAACGTTTTCCTCGTCCACAATGGCGTCCTCTCCACGCCACCGGTTGCCTCCTCGGTGCTCTCCGGGATCACCCGCGACACGGTGATGCGGCTGGCCGAGGAGATGGGAATCAAGGTGCTCGAGGAGCGACTCCCGCGCGAGGCGCTCTACATCGCCGATGAGGTCTTCCTATCGGGCTCCGCCGCCGAGATCACCCCGATTGCCTCGGTGGACCGCATTCCAATCGGCAACGGCCGTCGCGGTCCGATCACCAAGCGTCTCCAGGAGCGCTATTTCGCCATCATCGGCGGCGAGGCGCCCGACAACTTTGGCTGGCTGACCCCGGTCACCATCAAACGCCCGCAGCCGGTCGGCGCCCGCTGA